The following are encoded together in the Primulina tabacum isolate GXHZ01 chromosome 18, ASM2559414v2, whole genome shotgun sequence genome:
- the LOC142533478 gene encoding uncharacterized protein LOC142533478, translating to MNFLIWNVRGLRSSESQQRLHAHVKDKRVKILAILEPMIDLDVRFMTRRFGFSRVISNSSGHIWVFFAEDVMVECLFDHTQFLHFRVSATFLPTTVFCSFVYAKCDYIERRQLWNSLLQVKPAQGPWLVGGDFNVVRNSSECLGSSVPVFASGPSSFRFQSMWLRHHGFLQTVRLNWNLPCHLNGMPRLFVKLKRLKSHLKWWNKSVFGDLFAKLAEAEQAVRIAEADCEAAPSDLHWTSLSNCNADLARVTAMEADFWRQKAACRWLEDGERNTKLFHNMVKKKRVANKIFRIWDNGSCITSLELIQQSGAAFFQNLLTGDPFVLSCPDFSDFPLVISDLENANIAAPPSLEEVRATVFSIHRDSVAGPDGFSSAFFQHCWEIVHQDVFDAVLDFFRGSPLPQGFTATTITLIPKVMGAQAWSDFRPISLCNVTNKIISKFLYSRLKEVAERLVSWNQSGFVPGRVISDNILLAQEPTHSLSLPTRGGNVILKLDMAKAYDRVQWSFLLDVLRHYGFSEQVVSMISACISHCQFLVNINGSLTGFFGSTRGLRQGDPLSPLLFILGAEYLSRGLDRLYRQYPAIRYRSGCDLLLSHLAYADDIIIFANGGTREMNSLMDFLHHYENCSGQLVNAVKSVIILPPRCSGRTRSRLLRITGFGEGCFPIKYLGVPLFRGNRVCSLFDPLVQMVSKKLEGWELKTLSPGSRMTLLRSVLLSVPIYMFQVVQPPLAVMERLENVFNGFLWGSRSLDKKWHWARWSRACLPVSEGGLGFRRLKDIVDSFSIKLWFRFRQGSSLWAKFMMRKYCQLVHPAYVSSAGFISPTWRRLLKIRARAESGIRWRIGVGDVAFWDEIWCGDVPLSSQVLLRGDRGVRVSHFLSDGAWDFDLLCSVVPPFVAETITLIPIASGEPDSAIWVHSSDGVFSLKSAWELVRLRDQVSDIFTPCWGSWLRPTMSFFLWRFWHQWLPVDDVLQRRGFELASKCQCCEMPETFTHIFIDSPLARSVWHYFGAVFHVRIPLTSDFRLFLSAWKRHPGWTPRGHVKEFLPFIVLWFLWMARNDAKHRHLHISAETVKSQILSYLRLAHAASTVKPMHWRGVLQAARAMGIFVQLRRARKLTIVRWLRPPFGCFKLNVDGSSRGSPGDSTVGGVVRDSSGHVTLAHDVCILVCSEWVSALFLLVLSFGTFMVSGGRLLLVLLGRRISYCRGVCWMSWWIHGVLSKGSSASYDMFVRLLLHGIEISALLIQMLDIFCSGGIAIYILLCDRHCIVASWPDFLLTSGFGTVDSYQIIFILTDWTLQDDSSGMRAFAWTLRSSRHYHFVFLSMWFIALLLFD from the exons atgaattttctcatatggaATGTCAGGGGGCTCCGGAGCTCGGAGTCTCAACAAAGGCTACATGCCCACGTTAAAGATAAGAGAGTCAAGATCTTGGCTATTTTGGAAcccatgattgatctggatGTTCGTTTTATGACTCGTCGTTTTGGTTTTTCTCGAGTTATATCGAACTCCTCGGGTCATATCTGGGTTTTCTTTGCTGAGGATGTCATGGTTGAGTGTCTTTTTGATCACACTCAATTCCTTCACTTCCGGGTTTCTGCTACTTTTTTGCCGACCACTGTCTTTTGTTCCTTTGTTTATGCTAAGTGTGACTACATTGAGCGCAGACAGCTTTGGAATTCTTTGCTTCAGGTTAAGCCTGCTCAGGGTCCTTGGCTTGTTGGTGGCGACTTTAATGTAGTCAGGAATTCGTCGGAGTGTTTGGGTTCTTCTG TCCCGGTCTTTGCTAGTGGGCCGAGTTCTTTTCGCTTTCAGAGCATGTGGCTcaggcaccatggttttttgcagacggtgaggcttaattggaatttaCCGTGTCATTTGAACGGTATGCCCCGTCTTTTTGTGAAATTGAAGCGCCTCAAAAGCCATCTGAAGTGGTGGAATAAGAGTGTTTTTGGTGATCTTTTTGCCAAACTTGCTGAGGCGGAGCAGGCTGTCCGGATTGCTGAGGCAGATTGCGAGGCTGCTCCTTCGGATTTGCATTGGACTAGTTTGTCCAATTGCAATGCAGATCTTGCTAGGgttaccgccatggaggcggatttttggcggCAAAAAGCCGCTTGTAGGtggttagaggatggtgagaggaacaccaaactcttccaCAATATGGTCAAGAAAAAAAGGGTGGCTAATAAAATCTTTCGTATTTGGGATAATGGCTCTTGCATTACTTCCCTTGAGCTTATTCAGCAATCTGGGGCCGCCTTTTTTCAAAACCTGCTTACTGGGGATCCTTTTGTGCTTTCTTGCCCAGATTTTTCTGATTTCCCCTTGGTGATCTCGGATTTGGAGAACGCAAATATTGCTGCCCCTCCTTCTTTGGAGGAGGTGCGggcgactgttttctccattcATCGTGATAGTGTGGCGGGGCCTGATGGATTCTCTTCggccttctttcagcattgctgggagattgtccaCCAGGATGTTTTTGATGCGGTCCTGGATTTCTTTCGGGGTAGTCCCTTGCCACAGGGgtttactgccaccacgatcACATTGATTCCCAAAGTCATGGGTGCTCAGGCTTGGTCGGACTTTCGTCCTATCAGCTTGTGTAATGTGACTAATAAGATAATTTCCAAATTTTTATATTCTCGGCTGAAGGAGGTGGCGGAGAGGCTGGTTTCGTGGAATCAGAGTGGCTTTGTTCCAGGGCGGGTGATTTCGGATAATATCCTCCTTGCTCAAGAGCCCACTCATAGTCTTTCTCTCCCCACCCGTGGTggcaatgttattttgaaactgGATATGGCTAAAGCTTATGATAGGGTCCAATGGTCTTTTCTGTTGGATGTCTTGAGGCATTATGGCTTTTCAGAGCAGGTAGTGTCGATGATATCTGCCTGCATTTCTCATTGCCAATTTTTagttaatatcaatggttcaCTCACTGGATTCTTTGGATCCACTAGGGGTCTCCGGCAGGGCGACCCTTTGTCCccacttcttttcattttgggggcagAGTACCTTTCGCGTGGTCTTGATCGTCTTTATCGTCAGTATCCTGCGATTAGGTACCGATCTGGTTGTGATCTCCTTCTTTCCCAcctggcctatgctgatgatatcattatttttgccaatggtgggacTCGTGAGATGAACAGTCTCATGGATTTTTTGCATCACTATGAAAACTGCTCGGGGCAGTTGGTGAATGCAGTTAAGAGTGTCAttattttgcctccgaggtgttCTGGTCGTACTCGTTCCCGTCTCCTTCGTATCACTGGGTTTGGGGAGGGTTGTTTTCCTATCAAATACCTCGGAGTTCCTTTGTTTCGTGGGAATAGAGTTTGCTCTCTTTTTGATCCCCTTGTGCAGATGGTGAGTAAGAAGTTGGAGGGTTGGGAGCTTAAAACTCTTTCCCCGGGGAGCCGTATGACTCTCCTTAGGAGTGTCCTCCTTTCGGTTCCCATTTACATGTTCCAGGTAGTCCAGCCACCTCTGGCAGTTATGGAGAGGCTTGAGAATGTTTTCAATGGTTTCCTGTGGGGATCCAGATCCTTGGataagaaatggcattgggcgaGGTGGTCTCGTGCATGTCTTCCTGTCTCTGAAGGGGGTCTTGGATTTCGCAGGCTCAAAGATATtgtggatagcttctccattAAATTATGGTTTCGTTTTCGTCAAGGTTCATCCCTATGGGCCAAATTCATGATGAGAAAATACTGCCAGTTGGTGCATCCAGCTTATGTTTCATCTGCTGGgttcatttctcccacttggcgtcGTTTGCTTAAGATTAGGGCTCGTGCTGAATCTGGCATTCGATGGAGAATTGGGGTGGGAGATGTTGCTTTTTGGGATGAAATCTGGTGTGGGGATGTTCCCTTGTCTAGTCAGGTCCTGCTTAGGGGGGATCGGGGTGTCCGTGTTTCTCACTTTCTTTCAGATGGGGCTTGGGATTTTGACCTCCTCTGCTCAGTTGTCCCACCCTTTGTTGCTGAGACTATTACTCTGATCCCTATTGCATCGGGGGAGCCCGATTCGGCTATTTGGGTGCATAGTTCTGACGGTGTTTTTTCGCTGAAATCCGCATGGGAGCTTGTCCGCTTGAGAGACCAAGTTTCTGATATCTTCACTCCTTGCTGGGGCAGTTGGCTGAGGCCTACTATGTCTTTCTTCCTCTGgaggttttggcatcaatggCTTCCAGTTGACGATGTGCTCCAGCGTCGTGGTTTCGAGCTGGCGTCtaaatgtcagtgttgtgagatgCCTGAGACATTCACGCACATTTTCATTGATAGCCCTCTTGCCAGGTCTGTATGGCATTACTTTGGGGCTGTTTTTCATGTCCGTATTCCCCTTACCAGTGATTTCAGACTCTTCCTCAGTGCTTGGAAGAGGCATCCGGGGTGGACTCCTAGGGGCCACGTGAAGGAGTTTTTGCCTTTCATTGTTTTATGGTTTCTCTGGATGGCTCGTAACGATGCGAAACACCGTCATTTGCACATTTCTGCGGAGACTGTTaagtctcagattttgtcttatttGCGCCTCGCTCACGCTGCGTCTACTGTTAAGCCCATGCACTGGCGGGGTGTTTTGCAGGCTGCGAGGGCTATGGGGATTTTTGTTCAGTTGCGTAGGGCTCGTAAACTGACGATTGTTCGTTGGTTGCGGCCGCCGTTCGGGTGTTTTAAATTGAATGtagatgggagttcgagaggtAGTCCTGGGGACTCTACTGTTGGTGGGGTTGTTCGTGACTCTTCTGGGCATGTG ACACTTGCACATGATGTGTGTATTCTTGTTTGTTCTGAGTGGGTCTCTGCCCTATTTCTGTTGGTGCTTTCCTTTGGCACATTCATGGTTTCTGGAGGGCGTTTACTGCTGGTTCTCCTTGGCCGCCGTATCAGTTATTGTAGAGGTGTTTGCTGGATGTCATGGTGGATTCATGGGGTGCTTTCTAAAGGATCCTCTGCTTCTTATGACATGTTCGTCAGACTCCTACTTCATGGGATCGAGATCTCTGCTCTTTTGATTCAGATGCTAGATATCTTTTGTTCTGGCGGGATTGCGATCTATATATTACTCTGTGATCGCCATTGTATAGTGGCTTCCTGGCCAGATTTTCTTTTGACTAGTGGGTTTGGTACAGTTGACAGCTATCagattatatttatattgacAGATTGGACTCTCCAGGATGATAGCTCCGGGATGAGAGCTTTTGCATGGACTCTGCGATCATCTCGCCATTATCATTTTGTCTTCCTCAGCATGTGGTTCATAGCGCTTCTCCTTTTTGATTAG
- the LOC142532894 gene encoding small ribosomal subunit protein eS25-like: MAPKKEKAPLPSSKPAKSSGGKQKKKKWSKGKQKEKVNNMVMFDKATYDKLLSEAPKYKLITPSVLSDRLRINGSLARKAIRELMARGLIRMVSVHSSQQIYTRATNT, encoded by the coding sequence ATGGCGCCGAAGAAGGAAAAGGCTCCTCTACCGTCATCCAAGCCGGCGAAGTCCAGCGGAGGAAagcagaagaagaagaagtggaGCAAGGGAAAGCAGAAGGAGAAGGTAAACAACATGGTGATGTTTGATAAAGCAACCTACGACAAGTTGCTGTCCGAGGCGCCTAAGTACAAGCTCATCACTCCTTCAGTTCTCTCAGATCGTCTCAGAATCAATGGATCACTTGCTAGAAAAGCAATCAGGGAACTGATGGCACGAGGTTTGATCAGAATGGTGTCGGTTCACTCAAGCCAGCAGATATACACCAGAGCCACCAACACCTAG